The following proteins are co-located in the Paludibaculum fermentans genome:
- a CDS encoding Rossmann-fold NAD(P)-binding domain-containing protein, which translates to MPAFRVLIIGGSGQVGAAVVRALVALPSCAEVVMVNRKATPLAASDRLRQVILDTGAAGFPAEVTKLAMSMRALGNPVYGASCVGVGKGSAQWTEEELKALELGVAGGFARGCHNGGIERFALLSAVGSNSKSRIRYVRVMGLKEEKVAAIGFKRLAIFRPGIIGGNVHTPAYVAWLGRLIPGRFGTIEQDDIGRAFAAEFTNSTTTGVAYFENGAMKQRSRALTR; encoded by the coding sequence ATGCCAGCCTTTCGCGTCCTGATCATCGGTGGTAGTGGGCAGGTGGGTGCCGCCGTGGTGCGGGCATTGGTTGCCCTGCCGTCGTGTGCTGAAGTCGTGATGGTCAACCGCAAGGCGACGCCGCTGGCCGCGAGCGATCGTTTGCGGCAGGTGATTCTGGACACGGGAGCGGCCGGGTTTCCAGCGGAAGTGACCAAACTCGCGATGAGTATGCGGGCGCTCGGCAACCCAGTCTATGGGGCCTCCTGTGTTGGTGTCGGCAAAGGCAGTGCGCAGTGGACCGAGGAAGAGTTGAAGGCCCTCGAACTCGGGGTCGCCGGTGGCTTTGCCCGAGGCTGCCACAACGGCGGCATTGAGCGATTCGCGCTCCTCTCCGCAGTGGGCAGCAACTCGAAGAGCAGGATCCGCTACGTGCGCGTCATGGGCCTGAAGGAGGAGAAGGTCGCAGCGATCGGGTTCAAGCGCCTCGCGATCTTCCGCCCCGGCATCATTGGCGGCAACGTGCACACGCCCGCCTACGTTGCCTGGCTGGGACGCCTCATTCCGGGACGGTTCGGAACGATCGAACAGGATGACATTGGACGCGCCTTCGCGGCCGAATTCACGAATAGCACGACTACCGGGGTCGCATACTTCGAAAATGGAGCGATGAAGCAGCGGTCTCGGGCGCTCACCCGGTAG
- a CDS encoding TIGR01777 family oxidoreductase, with product MRIVIPGGSGQVGRMLARHFHAHGHIVTVLSRNPAPAPWRVRAWDGVTPGDWVADLERSDVCVNLAGRSVNCRYTTRNRLDIYESRILSTRLLNQVVSSLAEPPRLWINASTATIYRHALDRAMTEADGELGGNEPGAPDTWNFSIQVAKGWEEAFFSTPTPLTRKIAIRSALTLSPDRGGVFDTLLGLVRHGVGGRHGSGTQFVSWIHEADFVRAIEFLIAREELSGVVNVSSPEPLPNSDFLRALREAWGARLALPNPQWLIEAGAFLMRTESELILKSRRVLPGRLLAAGFPFAFPEWPTAARDLVARSRRNSG from the coding sequence ATGAGAATCGTCATTCCGGGCGGCAGCGGCCAAGTAGGCCGGATGCTGGCTCGTCATTTCCACGCGCACGGGCACATCGTCACGGTGTTGAGCCGGAATCCTGCTCCAGCTCCGTGGCGCGTTCGCGCGTGGGACGGCGTCACCCCTGGCGACTGGGTAGCCGACCTCGAACGGAGCGATGTGTGCGTCAACCTCGCCGGAAGGAGCGTAAACTGCCGGTACACCACGCGAAATCGACTTGATATTTACGAGTCGCGGATCCTCAGCACCCGGTTGTTGAATCAGGTCGTCTCTTCTCTGGCTGAGCCGCCCCGGCTGTGGATCAACGCGAGCACTGCGACCATTTACAGGCACGCCCTGGATCGCGCGATGACGGAAGCAGACGGCGAGTTGGGCGGTAACGAGCCGGGCGCTCCTGATACGTGGAACTTTTCGATTCAAGTTGCAAAAGGATGGGAAGAGGCGTTCTTCTCGACGCCGACTCCGCTCACGCGCAAGATCGCTATCCGCAGCGCCCTTACCCTCAGCCCGGACCGCGGAGGAGTGTTCGATACTCTCCTGGGCCTCGTCCGCCATGGTGTGGGCGGCAGACACGGCTCGGGGACGCAGTTTGTTTCCTGGATTCACGAAGCGGACTTCGTCCGGGCGATCGAGTTCCTGATCGCACGTGAAGAGTTGAGCGGCGTTGTGAACGTCTCTTCGCCGGAACCGCTCCCCAATTCCGATTTCCTGCGAGCCTTGCGCGAAGCGTGGGGCGCCCGGCTTGCCTTGCCCAACCCGCAGTGGCTCATTGAGGCCGGCGCTTTCCTGATGCGCACCGAATCGGAGCTAATCCTGAAAAGCCGCCGTGTTCTGCCGGGCCGCCTGCTGGCCGCCGGATTTCCGTTTGCTTTTCCGGAGTGGCCCACTGCAGCCCGAGACCTGGTTGCCCGCTCACGCCGGAATTCCGGTTAG
- a CDS encoding SRPBCC family protein yields MVTLREVTVIRAPIARCFDLARSVEAHLAGNVHWGEAAVAEGGIHSGLVDLGQRVTWRAKHFAVWQRLTSEITAMDRPVYFQDTMVEGPFQSMQHDHIFRATSPDMTEMEDLFRFAAPLPVIGRVAEILVLRRYMRSLLRERNAVLKELAESGTWERLLPA; encoded by the coding sequence ATGGTCACGCTAAGAGAAGTTACTGTCATCCGGGCGCCCATCGCACGTTGCTTCGACCTGGCGCGCAGCGTCGAGGCACACCTCGCCGGAAATGTTCATTGGGGTGAGGCGGCCGTTGCCGAGGGCGGCATCCATTCCGGGCTGGTCGACCTTGGACAACGTGTCACCTGGCGCGCGAAGCACTTTGCCGTCTGGCAGCGGCTCACGAGCGAGATCACCGCGATGGATCGGCCCGTGTACTTTCAAGACACCATGGTCGAGGGCCCCTTTCAGTCCATGCAGCACGATCATATTTTCCGGGCGACCTCTCCGGACATGACGGAGATGGAAGATCTATTCCGCTTCGCCGCTCCGCTGCCGGTCATCGGGCGCGTGGCCGAGATCCTGGTGCTTCGCAGGTACATGCGAAGCCTGCTGCGAGAGAGGAATGCGGTTCTGAAGGAACTCGCGGAATCCGGCACTTGGGAAAGGCTGCTGCCTGCATGA
- a CDS encoding TetR/AcrR family transcriptional regulator yields MPDRVEVKPTPKSEETRQRILSAALKLFHDRGFEAATMRDIADEAGVATGAAYYYFPSKDAIVMEFYRRSSDEMQRKIEAALDGASGLEQRLLALIRVKWAHFAPHRRIMRALLRNGADPGYPLSPFSAQTREIRAIDIGWFRRIVVDCGLRIPKDLEPHLPDVLWFFQMGAIYFWVIDESPNQENSHRLLAIAARSIALLLRVSALPLMRPVRKAALEIVQIVKGAAV; encoded by the coding sequence ATGCCAGACCGGGTCGAGGTAAAACCCACGCCGAAGAGCGAAGAGACGCGCCAGCGGATTCTGAGCGCCGCCCTGAAGCTGTTCCATGACCGCGGGTTCGAGGCGGCCACGATGCGAGACATCGCGGACGAGGCCGGCGTAGCCACCGGCGCCGCATACTACTACTTCCCGTCCAAGGACGCGATCGTGATGGAGTTCTATCGGCGTTCCTCGGACGAAATGCAGCGCAAGATCGAGGCGGCCCTGGATGGTGCCAGCGGACTGGAACAGCGTTTACTAGCACTGATTCGAGTGAAGTGGGCTCACTTTGCGCCTCACAGACGAATCATGCGCGCGCTGCTGCGAAACGGCGCCGATCCCGGATATCCACTGTCGCCCTTCAGCGCGCAGACCCGGGAGATCCGGGCCATCGACATCGGCTGGTTTCGCCGCATCGTGGTCGATTGCGGCCTGCGGATTCCGAAGGACCTCGAACCGCACTTGCCCGACGTTCTCTGGTTCTTTCAGATGGGGGCCATCTACTTCTGGGTCATCGACGAGTCACCCAACCAGGAGAACAGCCATCGGCTTCTCGCGATCGCGGCGAGGAGCATTGCCTTGCTGCTTCGAGTTTCAGCACTGCCCCTGATGCGGCCCGTACGCAAAGCCGCGCTGGAGATAGTCCAGATCGTGAAGGGCGCTGCGGTGTAA
- a CDS encoding DCC1-like thiol-disulfide oxidoreductase family protein yields the protein MPPVTSITIVYDAACGLCTFAKDWIGRQVPLIGLRFVAAGSAEAQRAFPQLSPGELSVVADTGEVWLGNRGRIVCLWALRDYRQLAFRLTSPALLLLAREAFAAVSGNRLALSSALRLRSERDIEQQLRKGAAPRCQTGSR from the coding sequence ATGCCGCCTGTCACAAGCATCACGATCGTCTACGACGCGGCCTGCGGTCTCTGCACGTTTGCGAAGGATTGGATCGGACGGCAAGTTCCCCTGATTGGACTTAGGTTCGTGGCGGCCGGATCCGCGGAAGCTCAGCGCGCGTTCCCGCAGCTCTCGCCGGGCGAGCTGTCCGTGGTGGCGGATACAGGTGAAGTCTGGTTAGGGAATCGCGGCAGGATCGTTTGTCTTTGGGCGTTGAGAGACTACCGCCAGCTTGCTTTCCGGTTGACCAGCCCGGCGCTATTGCTGCTGGCCCGGGAGGCTTTTGCCGCCGTTTCAGGAAACCGTCTCGCACTCTCCAGCGCGCTGCGTCTTCGAAGCGAGCGGGACATTGAGCAACAGCTCAGGAAGGGGGCGGCTCCGCGATGCCAGACCGGGTCGAGGTAA